A genome region from Hevea brasiliensis isolate MT/VB/25A 57/8 chromosome 7, ASM3005281v1, whole genome shotgun sequence includes the following:
- the LOC110665136 gene encoding uncharacterized protein LOC110665136 isoform X2 codes for MVFFFISIRSNHSCHRKRRCYILLYSNPSSITHWFSSGTDWTKSEFPGVNAYDILGVSEISSFAEIKASFRKLAKETHPDLAECKNGSSTSHRFVQILAAYEILSDSERRAHYDRYLMSQRRVMQNHSGEGSTLYMYKTQMTARKQMEVVEWLKWYRLAINDILLEKKVVVGASYFDVLEADFYSAIHAAYYGPIIESMDLLPDRFEAEERSVCETPEVLHLVSGRDLFGMVCLVNKIPELSSSCNKKLNSFTSACLDNCGSIENTSIFMNYVEVNKDGLSHMNARNILSQISDAYKDLELHVNGRVVAVATRVPPKGQFNGVQNEDSQDQIHVFLNSDGNSTHIRRGCSQDSILDGAVGLKIPLGTITGLGTSPEEGSCFVYDRSGTKTHVIMKHRTLLVKHMHWYAVGDKVSVCECRCSRARLPPSRFWLFEPRCGMHDIGGWYIETFGRDKKGRTVPSQRHWDGFDESEQYDNQRLKFLSLRCGYWFLADKRTRGSMERKGV; via the exons ATGGTTTTCTTTTTTATCTCAATTCGATCAAATCACAGCTGCCACAGAAAAAGGCGCTGTTATATATTGCTGTACTCGAATCCGAGTTCTATAACTCACTGGTTCAGCTCTGGCACTGACTGGACTAAGTCCGAGTTCCCGGGAGTGAACGCGTACGATATCTTAGGAGTTTCCGAGATCAGCTCATTCGCCGAAATCAAAGCATCGTTTCGGAAATTAGCTAAAGAAACTCACCCGGACCTCGCCGAGTGTAAGAACGGTTCCTCCACCTCTCACCGTTTCGTTCAAATTCTCGCCGCTTACGAG ATTCTTTCAGATTCTGAGAGGAGAGCCCACTATGACCGGTATCTGATGTCTCAGAGAAGAGTCATGCAGAACCATTCTGGAGAAGGTTCAACATTGTACATGTATAAAACCCAAATGACTGCACGTAAACAGATGGAAGTTGTTGAATGGTTGAAGTGGTATCGATTGGCCATAAATGACATATTGTTAGAGAAGAAAGTGGTGGTTGGAGCAAGCTATTTTGATGTACTTGAAGCTGATTTTTATTCAGCCATACATGCAGCTTACTATGGCCCTATAATTGAGTCTATGGATCTTCTTCCTGACCGTTTTGAAGCAGAGGAAAGGTCTGTTTGTGAAACTCCAGAGGTTCTACACTTGGTTTCTGGACGTGATCTTTTTGGGATGGTCTGCCTAGTCAATAAAATTCCTGAATTATCTTCTTCTTGCAACAAGAAGTTGAATTCTTTTACATCTGCTTGTTTGGATAACTGTGGATCTATTGAGAACACAAGCATCTTCATGAATTATGTTGAAGTGAACAAGGATGGACTGTCTCATATGAATGCAAGGAATATTCTAAGTCAAATATCAGATGCATATAAAGATTTGGAATTGCATGTAAATGGAAGGGTGGTTGCTGTGGCCACTAGAGTTCCTCCTAAAGGGCAATTTAATGGAGTACAGAATGAAGATTCTCAAGATCAAATACATGTTTTTCTTAATTCAGATGGTAATTCCACTCATATTAGAAGAGGTTGTTCCCAGGATTCCATTTTGGACGGTGCAGTTGGACTTAAGATTCCACTGGGAACAATAACCGGATTGGGAACCAGTCCTGAAGAGGGATCATGCTTTGTCTATGATAGGAGTGGTACAAAAACCCATGTTATAATGAAACATAGGACTTTACTG GTAAAGCATATGCACTGGTATGCAGTGGGGGATAAAGTTTCTGTTTGTGAATGTAGGTGCAGTAGAGCTCGATTACCACCAAGCAG ATTTTGGCTGTTTGAGCCTCGTTGTGGCATGCATGATATAGGTGGTTGGTACATCGAAACATTTGGTAGAGATAAGAAAGGTCGAACGGTTCCATCTCAGAGGCATTGGGATGGCTTTGATGAAAGTGAACAATATGACAA TCAAAGATTGAAATTTCTGAGTTTGAGGTGTGGGTACTGGTTCTTGGCTGATAAAAGAACAAGAGGAAGCATGGAAAGGAAGGGTGTGTAA
- the LOC110665136 gene encoding uncharacterized protein LOC110665136 isoform X1, which translates to MVFFFISIRSNHSCHRKRRCYILLYSNPSSITHWFSSGTDWTKSEFPGVNAYDILGVSEISSFAEIKASFRKLAKETHPDLAECKNGSSTSHRFVQILAAYEILSDSERRAHYDRYLMSQRRVMQNHSGEGSTLYMYKTQMTARKQMEVVEWLKWYRLAINDILLEKKVVVGASYFDVLEADFYSAIHAAYYGPIIESMDLLPDRFEAEERSVCETPEVLHLVSGRDLFGMVCLVNKIPELSSSCNKKLNSFTSACLDNCGSIENTSIFMNYVEVNKDGLSHMNARNILSQISDAYKDLELHVNGRVVAVATRVPPKGQFNGVQNEDSQDQIHVFLNSDGNSTHIRRGCSQDSILDGAVGLKIPLGTITGLGTSPEEGSCFVYDRSGTKTHVIMKHRTLLVKHMHWYAVGDKVSVCECRCSRARLPPSRFWLFEPRCGMHDIGGWYIETFGRDKKGRTVPSQRHWDGFDESEQYDKRLHPAMYLLALAYRTLDLEDTKRRKRAFKNFVESQLFRVFHWCKKLV; encoded by the exons ATGGTTTTCTTTTTTATCTCAATTCGATCAAATCACAGCTGCCACAGAAAAAGGCGCTGTTATATATTGCTGTACTCGAATCCGAGTTCTATAACTCACTGGTTCAGCTCTGGCACTGACTGGACTAAGTCCGAGTTCCCGGGAGTGAACGCGTACGATATCTTAGGAGTTTCCGAGATCAGCTCATTCGCCGAAATCAAAGCATCGTTTCGGAAATTAGCTAAAGAAACTCACCCGGACCTCGCCGAGTGTAAGAACGGTTCCTCCACCTCTCACCGTTTCGTTCAAATTCTCGCCGCTTACGAG ATTCTTTCAGATTCTGAGAGGAGAGCCCACTATGACCGGTATCTGATGTCTCAGAGAAGAGTCATGCAGAACCATTCTGGAGAAGGTTCAACATTGTACATGTATAAAACCCAAATGACTGCACGTAAACAGATGGAAGTTGTTGAATGGTTGAAGTGGTATCGATTGGCCATAAATGACATATTGTTAGAGAAGAAAGTGGTGGTTGGAGCAAGCTATTTTGATGTACTTGAAGCTGATTTTTATTCAGCCATACATGCAGCTTACTATGGCCCTATAATTGAGTCTATGGATCTTCTTCCTGACCGTTTTGAAGCAGAGGAAAGGTCTGTTTGTGAAACTCCAGAGGTTCTACACTTGGTTTCTGGACGTGATCTTTTTGGGATGGTCTGCCTAGTCAATAAAATTCCTGAATTATCTTCTTCTTGCAACAAGAAGTTGAATTCTTTTACATCTGCTTGTTTGGATAACTGTGGATCTATTGAGAACACAAGCATCTTCATGAATTATGTTGAAGTGAACAAGGATGGACTGTCTCATATGAATGCAAGGAATATTCTAAGTCAAATATCAGATGCATATAAAGATTTGGAATTGCATGTAAATGGAAGGGTGGTTGCTGTGGCCACTAGAGTTCCTCCTAAAGGGCAATTTAATGGAGTACAGAATGAAGATTCTCAAGATCAAATACATGTTTTTCTTAATTCAGATGGTAATTCCACTCATATTAGAAGAGGTTGTTCCCAGGATTCCATTTTGGACGGTGCAGTTGGACTTAAGATTCCACTGGGAACAATAACCGGATTGGGAACCAGTCCTGAAGAGGGATCATGCTTTGTCTATGATAGGAGTGGTACAAAAACCCATGTTATAATGAAACATAGGACTTTACTG GTAAAGCATATGCACTGGTATGCAGTGGGGGATAAAGTTTCTGTTTGTGAATGTAGGTGCAGTAGAGCTCGATTACCACCAAGCAG ATTTTGGCTGTTTGAGCCTCGTTGTGGCATGCATGATATAGGTGGTTGGTACATCGAAACATTTGGTAGAGATAAGAAAGGTCGAACGGTTCCATCTCAGAGGCATTGGGATGGCTTTGATGAAAGTGAACAATATGACAA GAGACTCCATCCAGCAATGTATTTACTTGCTCTTGCATATAGAACACTAGATCTTGAAGATACAAAAAGAAGAAAACGAGCATTCAAGAATTTTGTTGAAAGCCAACTGTTTAGAGTTTTCCATTGGTGCAAGAAACTTGTTTAG
- the LOC110665135 gene encoding protein CONSERVED IN THE GREEN LINEAGE AND DIATOMS 27, chloroplastic isoform X1 — protein MLRLNVYCSLIPCPREIKLGSCHRSWIIKYHLAQSAQKPFSSVSVKALKDETDGGTSSFPGRRWDPGLEIEVPFEQRPVNEYASLKDGVLYSWGELGPQSLFLRLGGLWLVTFATLGVPIAAASFNPEKEPLRFVLAAGTGTLLLVSLIVLRIYLGWSYVGDRLLSAVIPYEESGWYDGQMWVKPPEVLARDRLLGSYKVKPVIKLLKQTLVGTGALLVTGVLLFIFATPVENFFQNNFATKERPSSGPTSNINTKYNVRKEELLSLPVEVMADDDLAEAAAKAADGRPVYCRDRYYRALAGGQYCKWEDLLK, from the exons ATGCTCAGGCTAAATGTCTACTGCTCTTTAATCCCTTGTCCAAGGGAAATCAAACTTGGAAGCTGCCACAGATCATGGATCATTAAGTACCATCTAGCTCAATCTGCTCAAAAACCATTTTCTTCAGTTTCTGTCAAGGCCTTGAAGGATGAGACAGATGGAGGCACAAGCAGCTTTCCAGGCCGGAGATGGGATCCTGGCTTGGAAATTGAGGTCCCTTTCGAACAAAGACCG GTGAATGAGTATGCATCTCTGAAAGATGGAGTCTTGTATTCTTGGGGTGAACTGGGTCCACAATCACTTTTTCTTCGTCTTGGAGGTCTCTGGTTAGTAACCTTCGCAACTCTTGGAGTCCCAATTGCAGCTGCAAGTTTCAATCCTGAAAAG GAGCCCTTACGATTTGTTCTGGCTGCTGGAACCGGAACTCTGCTCCTTGTTTCACTGATAGTCCTAAGAATTTATCTG GGATGGAGTTATGTTGGAGATAGACTTCTATCGGCAGTGATTCCCTATGAGGAGAGTGGATGGTATGATGGACAAATGTGGGTCAAGCCACCGGAG GTCCTGGCTCGTGACAGATTGTTGGGCTCTTACAAG GTTAAACCAGTCATAAAACTGCTGAAACAAACATTAGTAGGAACAGGTGCATTACTCGTTACAGGAGTATTACTATTTATCTTTGCCACACCAGtggagaatttctttcaaaacaATTTTGCCACAAAAGAGAGGCCATCAAGTGGTCCAACTTCAAATATCAACACAAAGTATAATGTCAG AAAAGAGGAATTGCTCAGTTTGCCAGTGGAGGTTATGGCTGATGATGATTTGGCAGAAGCTGCAGCCAAGGCTGCTGATGGAAGACCAGTCTACTGCCGAGATAGATATTATCGCGCATTAGCAggtgggcagtactgcaaatgGGAAGATCTTCTTAAATAA
- the LOC110665135 gene encoding protein CONSERVED IN THE GREEN LINEAGE AND DIATOMS 27, chloroplastic isoform X2, translating into MLRLNVYCSLIPCPREIKLGSCHRSWIIKYHLAQSAQKPFSSVSVKALKDETDGGTSSFPGRRWDPGLEIEVPFEQRPVNEYASLKDGVLYSWGELGPQSLFLRLGGLWLVTFATLGVPIAAASFNPEKEPLRFVLAAGTGTLLLVSLIVLRIYLGWSYVGDRLLSAVIPYEESGWYDGQMWVKPPEVLARDRLLGSYKVKPVIKLLKQTLVGTGALLVTGVLLFIFATPVENFFQNNFATKERPSSGPTSNINTKYNVRGIAQFASGGYG; encoded by the exons ATGCTCAGGCTAAATGTCTACTGCTCTTTAATCCCTTGTCCAAGGGAAATCAAACTTGGAAGCTGCCACAGATCATGGATCATTAAGTACCATCTAGCTCAATCTGCTCAAAAACCATTTTCTTCAGTTTCTGTCAAGGCCTTGAAGGATGAGACAGATGGAGGCACAAGCAGCTTTCCAGGCCGGAGATGGGATCCTGGCTTGGAAATTGAGGTCCCTTTCGAACAAAGACCG GTGAATGAGTATGCATCTCTGAAAGATGGAGTCTTGTATTCTTGGGGTGAACTGGGTCCACAATCACTTTTTCTTCGTCTTGGAGGTCTCTGGTTAGTAACCTTCGCAACTCTTGGAGTCCCAATTGCAGCTGCAAGTTTCAATCCTGAAAAG GAGCCCTTACGATTTGTTCTGGCTGCTGGAACCGGAACTCTGCTCCTTGTTTCACTGATAGTCCTAAGAATTTATCTG GGATGGAGTTATGTTGGAGATAGACTTCTATCGGCAGTGATTCCCTATGAGGAGAGTGGATGGTATGATGGACAAATGTGGGTCAAGCCACCGGAG GTCCTGGCTCGTGACAGATTGTTGGGCTCTTACAAG GTTAAACCAGTCATAAAACTGCTGAAACAAACATTAGTAGGAACAGGTGCATTACTCGTTACAGGAGTATTACTATTTATCTTTGCCACACCAGtggagaatttctttcaaaacaATTTTGCCACAAAAGAGAGGCCATCAAGTGGTCCAACTTCAAATATCAACACAAAGTATAATGTCAG AGGAATTGCTCAGTTTGCCAGTGGAGGTTATGGCTGA